From the Sphingobacteruim zhuxiongii genome, the window TAGCATGCAGAAACATGAACGTACGGCGATTGGAGATAAAAAGCGTCGTACGGAACGATTTATGGTCTGTATAAGTTCGGAGGAAAAAGTCGCTCGCAACATTATTCGGAAAACTTGTCGACTCGCTAGTTATTATCATGCCGATTGGTTTGTCTTGTATGTGCAAACGCCAAAGGAGTCGCTAAATAAAATCGCTTTAGACAAACAACGTTATTTGATTAATAATTTTAAATTGGCAACAGAATTGGGCGGACAAGTTTTACAGATACAGGGCAAGGATATCCCGACGTGTATCGTCGAGCAAGTATTGCAGATGCGCATTACGACCTTGTGTATAGGACGTCCCCATTGGCCATTGTTCCGAATTTTATGGACCGTAGGCCTATTTAGAAAGTTACTCAAGAAATTAGAAACAATAGCGGTTGATTTAATCATATTGTCATGAAAATCAAAACCAAATTAAACATCGGTATAGGGTTATTATTCTTAATGATCCTTATGCTCGCCTTTTCAAGTACTTGGTATGTTAGTGCCTTGAAGAAAGATGGCGAAAATATTCTTGCGGCGAATTATTTGTCTGTAGAATACGCTCGAAATATGTTGGAAGCGGCCGATCAATGGGCTGCTGGCGATTCGCAGGCCTTGAAAACGCTACAGATTAATCTATCCAGACAGCAAAAGAATGTGACAGAAATTACCGAGCGGGAAATTACAGATCGCCTGACGAAGAAGCTAAATTTGTTGCAGGAGGAACCCAATAACTATCCCGTCGCGGCGGCATTGCGTAAGGAGTTGGTCAATCTTATGAACGTCAATATGGCGGCGATTGTCCAAAAGAACGACCACGTGCGTCTACTCGCTAAAGAAGCTTTTCTACTCATTTCTATATTAGGGGCGTTAAGTTTCTTAATAGCCTTTGTACTATGGATGAATTTACCGAGCAATATTGCCGATCCGATTAAAAAACTAACCTTGAGTATTCGGGAGATCGCCAATCAGAACTATGCGCAACGATTATACTTTAAGGGTGATTCGGAGTTTGTTGATCTTGCCAGTTCATTTAACAGCATGGCCGAACGTCTTCAGGAATATGCGAACAGCAAATTAGATACGATCTTACAGGAGAAAAAGCGTGTGGAAGCGCTGGTGAACAGTATTCACGATCCTGTCATCGGCTTAAACGATAAGCAGGAGATTCTTTTTATCAATGATGAAGCGTTATTGTTGACGGGTTTATCACGCAATGATATCGAAAGCAAAGGCTTGAAAGAGCTGGCGACAGGTAATGAATTGGTTCAAAAGATAATAGAAATACCAGATAAAGAAAGCGTCAACAGCGAAGTCGAAAGCCTAGATCAAACCATTAGTATTTATACGGAGGACAAGGAGAGCTTTTTCGAGAAACAAGTTTACCCGATTGCTATTGTGCCGACAGGAGAACAGACCTTGCAACATGTTGGGGAAGTCATTATCCTAAAGAATGTAACGAGCTTTAAGGAGCTGGATGTGGCGAAGACTAATTTTATTGCCACAGTATCACATGAATTAAAGACGCCCATTGCCTCAATACAAATGGGTTTAGAGCTGATGAATCATCCTAAAACAGGAGCGCTGACCGAAAATCAGAAGAAATTAATGGAGGGTATCCGTGACGATAGTGAACGATTGCTACGTATTACCTCGGAATTGCTGAATATGTCGCAACTCGAAACGGGAAATATTAAATTGTTTGCACAATGGTGTAATCCCATGCCTGTCATTACTTACGCCTTGCAAGCAACACATTTGCAAGCTGAGCAAAAGCAAATCGAGTTGATCACGCAATTGAATGAAGACCTACCTGAAGTATTTATTGATGAAGAAAAGACCGCCTGGGTACTTACAAATTTTATCACCAACGCGATTCGTTATTCTCCAGAACGGAGTCAGATCATCGTTTCGTTAATCAAGAAAGATTCGAAGCTTATCTTTTCTGTTCAAGATCATGGGAAGGGAATCGATAGTTCATATAAGGATCGCATATTTGATCGCTATTTCCAGATACCGGGTTCTATGCGTTCAGGAACGGGTCTGGGACTCTCCATTGCGAAAGATTTTATCGAAAACCAAGGAGGAAGCATTGCTGTAGATAGTAGCCTGGGTGTTGGTAGTACCTTCTCCTTTAGCATTCCCACGAGTAAATCGGCCATTTATTCGAAATCGTAGGTCTCAAAATGGGTAACGAATTCTTCAAACTCCAAAAGGTATTTTTTATCTTCGGGATAGTAGCGCGCTTTCTGAAAATGCTCCCCAGCGAACTGTTGAATGCTGGTCGTTGATTCCCATTCTGTGACGGTCATAAAATGACAGATATCGTGATCTATGCGACGCAGTACTTTTGCAGATAGATTTCCTTTGGTGCTGCGGTAGTCTTTCATGCCCGTGCTAGTCAGGTAGTTCAGATAGACATCAGCGTCTTCTTTCCGCGTAATGCCATGCCATATTCTGGTGATTGTTTTCATCGCGTTTATCGTTGGCTTATACTAATTTAACAATAATCGGCCAAAAAGAAGGCGCTGAGGAAAATAGCAAGACAGGGTAGCTATCTCCCAACCAACGAAAATTTCTTTCCTATTTCATTTACATTAAAACCCAAGCTCAGGCCTTTTAAGTTTCCTTTGAAGGGCTAAGCTTGGGTTCAGGTAGGTCTGAGCTAGGGCTAATCTAAAAGGTTGTCCTATAAATCGGGCTGTGTATGACTGCTGATCGCGATTCGATTCCAAACATTGATGGTTGCAATGGCTAAGATAACTTGCGCAATATAGCTTTCGGTAAACAATTCTTTTGCTGCTTTGTAGGTCTCATCGGTTAGGCCAGACTCATTTATTTTGGTAACTTCTTCAGTCATCGCTAAGATAACACGTTCCTCTTCGCTGAAAACATTTGTTTCACGCCATGCATTCAACAAGAATATACGTTGGGCGGTTTCTCCCTGTGCCATCGCATCTTTCGTATGCATATTTATACAAAATGCACATCCATTAATTTGTGATGCCCGGATTTTTATTAATTCTAATTGCGTTTTGTTGATGTCGGATGCTTGTACAAAATTTTCAAGCGTGATTACTCTTTTGTAACCATTCGGAGCCAATTCGGCGATATTCATTCGTGCTTCCATCGTAAATTTCTTTTTGTTTAGACAAAGATGCTATTCTGAAAACAAGAAAAACTTAAGCTGGTTTAAGAAAACATTTTTTTACGTATTTCACTCAGATACTCAGGTGTGAGTCCGAGGTAGGAAGCGATTAGATATTGAGGCACCCGCTGCACAAAATCTGGAAAGTTATTGTTAAACTGAATAAAGATCTCCTCCTTTGAATGCAGCTTAAAGAGCTTGTTTCTGAATTGGGCAGCTGCATAGGCCTTCTGATACACTTGAAGGAAGTAGCTTTGTATAAAAGCTTGCTCCTGGAGTAGTAATAGCTCTTGATCTCTACTAATTCGAAGGATTCGACTGTTTTCTACTGCCTGAATCGCGCAGTTTGATTCTTGCTTCCCGATATAGGCTTTTTGATCGCAAATCCACCAGGACTCCAATGCAAAATCGCAGGTTAATTCTTGACCTTTCTCATGTAAAGTATACATTCGTAAGCAGCCATCTAATACAAAATAATTGTATAAATGTGCCTGTCCAGGATTTTGTAAATGCGCTTTCTTTTTGACGTCAAGCACTTCGAAATAGGGGACGATCGCTTCGAATTGTTCATCGCTAATCGCTACGTGTTTTCCGATATGATTTTTAAAATTCGATAACATAAGGTTCCTTCATTTCCTCGAAAATACTTTTTCTACGTACTATTACCGACGTAAACAGTTAAGCTTTTTTGTGTAGGGTCTAGCGTAGCCGTTTGATGAAGAGATTATTTGTTGTTACTCTCTTTATCATTGCTTGGGCGACTTGACCAATATTACGTTTTCTATTAATCGTTTTTTACATCATCAGCTTCAAGCCAGCATAATAATTACGCGGTGGAGCGGCATTGTAGAATCGGTTTCCCATGGCATTGATGTCGTTTCCTAAGCTGTATTTTTCATCCAATAGATTGTCTGCGCCTACGAAGAACTGCACTTTGCGCTGCTTCAAAATGGCTGTTGTCCACGCTAGTTTTGCTTGCAGCAAATCGTATTTCTTCGCGTAAAAACTATTCGCATCATTCAATGGAATAGACGAGCAGTGGTTATGATAGAGGTTAATTTCAAATTGCTTCGGCAATTCAAAGGAAAGGGTATTCGCCCACATCCATTTTGGGATCGATGTGACTTGATTACCGGTGTAGTCCTTGTCATCGACCAGGTATTTCGTGAATGAATAATCTTGATAGGTCAGGTTGGTCGAGAAAATTAAGCTTCTGACAAATAAGCCTTGCTCAGGGCTGATAATTTGGGTTAAAACACTAGCTTCTATTCCTTTTTGGTCGATTTCACCTGCGTTATTGAAGTACTCGGCACCGCCAGCATCCAATTGTCTAACGATTCCGTTTTTCATGCGGTATTGATAGGCCGCCAAATCAGCTATGATTCGACGATTTTTGGTTTCATAGCGTAATCCTGCTTCGTAGTTTACGCCATCCTCAGGATTTAAATCTCGGTTGATTTGATTGTTAGAGGAGCGAACTTCGGAGATTGTCGGTGTAGAATAACCTTTAGAAATAGATGCTCTGATGGCAAATTCTGGAAGTACTAAGTAGGAGAGTCCTAGTCTTGGCATCCAGCTGTTTTTAAAATGTTTATCACCCTTGATCGGATTGGCATTATTGGCCTTTTGTTCAAAGTCTATATTGTTCAGGTTGAGACCAATTGATCCCTCAGCAATTAGGCGTTGTGCGATTTTTGCTTTTACGCGATAGAAATAGAAATGTTGAAGGTTTTCAAGCTGATCGTCGTAGTTGAGGGCACCCTTATCACCGAAATTGTTCTCGTAGTTCTTAATGGCATACCAACCTTTTTGTCCTTCAGCACCCAATTGCATTTCCCATTGAAATCTTTCAGATTGGTTTTCTTCGTATGAAAGATAGGTGCGTAATCCGAAGTTTTTCTCTTTTCGCGTTTCGTAGTTTGTTACGAATGGGTTTTTAAAATCGGTATAGCTTCCGAACAGGGCGATTACATGCTTTAGTTGCGCATTGAATTGATAGCTATGTGTAATTCCAGCGATGCTCGTTTTGTTATAGATTGCGGCTTTTTGATCCGCAGCACTTGGAAAAGGACCGCCTGCAGGTCTTGCTTGTCGTGGATTTTCGAGATACTGCGCTTCGGTAAGTCCTCCTGGTGTTTCATAACCTAAATCGGCATATAAGGCTAGGAATTTCAGTTCTCCTTTTGGACTATAAGCCCATTGATGGGCGGTTTGGAAGAATTTCTTGTTTAAACCGCTTTGATCACGATAGCCATCGGATCGTAAGAAGGCTTGGCTAAAGGAAAAGTTATATTTTTTATTGACCTGCTGTTCAATATTGAGCTGCTCTTGGAACATGCCATACGATCCGCCCGCTAATAGCAAAGAAACATCGTTGTTTTTTTGAGTGGTGAGACCATTCGGCATAATGCGTACGACGCCGCCCGTATTCGGTCCGTAGAGTGAGCCGTCGGGCCCTTTGATGATTTGAATATTATCGATACCAACGGGATCGATAATATTGAGGTATGTATTTCCGCTGGCGTCGGTAAAAGGAATTTCATCGAGGTATATTTTAGTATTTCGAACTCCAAATGGGGAACGTATCATACTCCCGCGAAGGGCTAATCGATAGCTTCCTGGAGAACGTTCTTCCATGCGAATGCCCGGAGTACTATTCATAGCACTCAGGATAGTGCTTGTTGATTGCGCTTGTAAAAGCTTCTTGCTGACCACTCGCGCAGAACTCGTCATATCGAGCATGGCTTGCGAATTGAAATGCGCCTTGATTTCTATCGGTGCAATTTCAGCGAGTGTGGTATCGGTTTTCGGTGTTTGCGCTTGCGCGTTTAGGATGCTATAGGAAAGTAGGAGTATGGTTAAAATAGATTTCTTCGAAAAAACAAACATCATGTTCAGGTTGATTTGTCTGCAAAATACCGAAAAAAAAGAATTTCTTAGCTACTTGTCCTATAAATATAAGTCGTAAAACGGCTAAAATGCATCGTTTAAGCCTAGAAATAGACCTCTTTGACCAAACTTGCCAAAAGCATAGTCGATACATAGGTTGGTACGCGTCGCTTTATTGAATAGGACACGCAGACCAGCACCTGCTGCCGGTTGCCAGTGTTGGAATAACTTGGTTCCCATTTGATCGTTGGTGCTTTGTACATTGGCAAAAACAACGCCACTCAGGAATTGATTGCGAAGGATAGGGTAGCGATATTCAACTTCCGAGTAGAAATAAGACATGCCTTTGAAATAGCCCATCGTATAGCCTCGACCACTTCGGGCATATGGATCCTTACTGGTTCCAGGTAGATCGATATAAGGTAGTTTTCCGCCTAATTTATAAGATCCGAAATTCCAAAATGCCAGGACATGGTTTGGTCTTCTGCTGGATAGTTGCCAGTATTTTCGGAAATCTGTTTGTAGTTGGTAT encodes:
- a CDS encoding HAMP domain-containing sensor histidine kinase, encoding MKIKTKLNIGIGLLFLMILMLAFSSTWYVSALKKDGENILAANYLSVEYARNMLEAADQWAAGDSQALKTLQINLSRQQKNVTEITEREITDRLTKKLNLLQEEPNNYPVAAALRKELVNLMNVNMAAIVQKNDHVRLLAKEAFLLISILGALSFLIAFVLWMNLPSNIADPIKKLTLSIREIANQNYAQRLYFKGDSEFVDLASSFNSMAERLQEYANSKLDTILQEKKRVEALVNSIHDPVIGLNDKQEILFINDEALLLTGLSRNDIESKGLKELATGNELVQKIIEIPDKESVNSEVESLDQTISIYTEDKESFFEKQVYPIAIVPTGEQTLQHVGEVIILKNVTSFKELDVAKTNFIATVSHELKTPIASIQMGLELMNHPKTGALTENQKKLMEGIRDDSERLLRITSELLNMSQLETGNIKLFAQWCNPMPVITYALQATHLQAEQKQIELITQLNEDLPEVFIDEEKTAWVLTNFITNAIRYSPERSQIIVSLIKKDSKLIFSVQDHGKGIDSSYKDRIFDRYFQIPGSMRSGTGLGLSIAKDFIENQGGSIAVDSSLGVGSTFSFSIPTSKSAIYSKS
- a CDS encoding antibiotic biosynthesis monooxygenase, coding for MKTITRIWHGITRKEDADVYLNYLTSTGMKDYRSTKGNLSAKVLRRIDHDICHFMTVTEWESTTSIQQFAGEHFQKARYYPEDKKYLLEFEEFVTHFETYDFE
- a CDS encoding carboxymuconolactone decarboxylase family protein, whose protein sequence is MEARMNIAELAPNGYKRVITLENFVQASDINKTQLELIKIRASQINGCAFCINMHTKDAMAQGETAQRIFLLNAWRETNVFSEEERVILAMTEEVTKINESGLTDETYKAAKELFTESYIAQVILAIATINVWNRIAISSHTQPDL
- a CDS encoding Crp/Fnr family transcriptional regulator; the encoded protein is MLSNFKNHIGKHVAISDEQFEAIVPYFEVLDVKKKAHLQNPGQAHLYNYFVLDGCLRMYTLHEKGQELTCDFALESWWICDQKAYIGKQESNCAIQAVENSRILRISRDQELLLLQEQAFIQSYFLQVYQKAYAAAQFRNKLFKLHSKEEIFIQFNNNFPDFVQRVPQYLIASYLGLTPEYLSEIRKKMFS
- a CDS encoding TonB-dependent receptor — translated: MMFVFSKKSILTILLLSYSILNAQAQTPKTDTTLAEIAPIEIKAHFNSQAMLDMTSSARVVSKKLLQAQSTSTILSAMNSTPGIRMEERSPGSYRLALRGSMIRSPFGVRNTKIYLDEIPFTDASGNTYLNIIDPVGIDNIQIIKGPDGSLYGPNTGGVVRIMPNGLTTQKNNDVSLLLAGGSYGMFQEQLNIEQQVNKKYNFSFSQAFLRSDGYRDQSGLNKKFFQTAHQWAYSPKGELKFLALYADLGYETPGGLTEAQYLENPRQARPAGGPFPSAADQKAAIYNKTSIAGITHSYQFNAQLKHVIALFGSYTDFKNPFVTNYETRKEKNFGLRTYLSYEENQSERFQWEMQLGAEGQKGWYAIKNYENNFGDKGALNYDDQLENLQHFYFYRVKAKIAQRLIAEGSIGLNLNNIDFEQKANNANPIKGDKHFKNSWMPRLGLSYLVLPEFAIRASISKGYSTPTISEVRSSNNQINRDLNPEDGVNYEAGLRYETKNRRIIADLAAYQYRMKNGIVRQLDAGGAEYFNNAGEIDQKGIEASVLTQIISPEQGLFVRSLIFSTNLTYQDYSFTKYLVDDKDYTGNQVTSIPKWMWANTLSFELPKQFEINLYHNHCSSIPLNDANSFYAKKYDLLQAKLAWTTAILKQRKVQFFVGADNLLDEKYSLGNDINAMGNRFYNAAPPRNYYAGLKLMM